In the genome of Podospora pseudocomata strain CBS 415.72m chromosome 7, whole genome shotgun sequence, the window TGGCCGAGTTATCGGCCGAGAATGATAGAGTACCGGATATGtgagtgggagagggaaaaagggAAAATGGATAGATGTGTTAGATACCTTGTGAAATCAGAGATACCCACGGTCTTGCAGCCGATCATGATCACACAGATGCCGAGGCTGGGCTTAGCCAGGAAGAGAGTTTCGAGCAACACGCTCTGATATGATGTTCTTGATTGGCTTCTGCTGAGCCTTTGCTCCATTAATCATTAAGAAGGTTGTTGCTTTCGGCTTCTGTGGTTATCCAGAACCACGACCAAACCCCATGGCCTTTGGCCGAGAGCCTCATGTGTGCTTGCGAACATGGGAATCTTTCGGACCACTGCGCCATCGTGACCTTCATGTTTGACCTTGTCTGCCCCAGCGGTCATCTCCCTCAAACACAAGGCTAGCTGATATCCAATGCGAAATTCGCGCTCCCCTTTGTGACGTGGGAGGTATCGTTGCTGAGCTTTGGCTCCCCCAATAGTCATCGTCGCGGCGGGTATTGACTGGGCTCGGTTTGTTCCCGTCCAGCTCTTGACCGGGACTCCCATCTACCGTTCCAATTGTTCTTATCTTTGCTCATCAttccatcccctccatccccaccccccccttcctcacctcatAACAGGCGGCCTCCCCTCCCTATTCCACCTAACCCTACTCCTAACCCaatccaccgcctccttcaccccaGTCCCCGTCAGCGCGCTCACCGGCAAAACCCTACTATCCCTGATACTCCcactcttctccccctcaaaaaccttcttgaccaacccctccttaatcctcaccacctcgacACAATCCTCCCGATCTTGCTTATTCGCCAACACCAGCAACGGCACCCCCTCCGTCTCGCTGTGATTCAGGACATCCTCCAACACAAGCCTGCACTCTTCTAATCTGCCGGTAGAGTCATGCTCCAGATTCCCATCCCCGATATCAGTCGAATCGATGATAAAAATAATCGCGTGGCAGGAGGCG includes:
- the ARL3 gene encoding ADP-ribosylation factor protein 3 (COG:U; EggNog:ENOG503NZ2C); its protein translation is MYHLAKGLYRLATSKEEYSLLLLGLDNAGKTTFHEQVKSIFHPDGAASAPAPNLKTVPTVGQNVSTIILPDMYLKIWDVGGQHSLRKLWQSYYASCHAIIFIIDSTDIGDGNLEHDSTGRLEECRLVLEDVLNHSETEGVPLLVLANKQDREDCVEVVRIKEGLVKKVFEGEKSGSIRDSRVLPVSALTGTGVKEAVDWVRSRVRWNREGRPPVMR